Proteins co-encoded in one Helicoverpa zea isolate HzStark_Cry1AcR chromosome 18, ilHelZeax1.1, whole genome shotgun sequence genomic window:
- the LOC124638893 gene encoding uncharacterized protein LOC124638893 isoform X1: MSTDLSASFNEQYMNINTKMKKRFMRKPNISEATNEFIALAIQCEHSDQPAFAGHAYVGAAKCEASVGHFLGEAEHYLAAARQFMKAEKKLKSLKFYSADRENLEAAIGCYIQAMNKYPEKSPIRTSILMEIASDLVELNHKLEAASYYEQAIDTVTEGTMKVMCLRNLLNLRIDCGKYDVALEIANQIADGTETNIPEDVLAEVQVSRILLTLLVKPPEASKPPSLKKLLIDLMNDNEDNIISSVPAIPLNMDLRLKLQSIIICHTTGDIHSLISVTADTKHFLTIQQVELLQKLISDERG; encoded by the exons ATGTCCACCGATCTCAGTGCAAGTTTCAACGAGCAATACATGAATATCAACACTAAGATGAAAAA ACGGTTTATGCGGAAACCTAATATATCTGAAGCGACGAACGAGTTTATAGCTCTGGCTATTCAGTGCGAGCATTCTGACCAGCCAGCGTTCGCGGGTCACGCCTACGTCGGTGCGGCGAAGTGTGAAGCCTCTGTAGGCCACTTCCTTGGCGAGGCCGAACATTATTTGGCTGCGGCGAGACAGTTTATGAAGGCTGAGAAGAAGTTGAAGTCTCTGAAGTTTTATAGTGCTGATAGAGAGAACTTAGAG GCAGCAATAGGCTGTTACATTCAAGCCATGAATAAATACCCTGAGAAGTCTCCCATAAGAACCTCCATACTGATGGAGATAGCCAGTGACCTGGTAGAACTGAACCACAAGTTGGAAGCAGCTTCCTACTATGAACAGGCCATAGACACAGTCACTGAGGGCACCATGAAGGTTATGTGTTTGAGGAACCTGCTTAATTTGAGAATAGACTGTG GCAAGTATGATGTTGCTTTAGAGATAGCAAATCAAATAGCTGATGGTACAGAGACCAACATTCCAGAAGATGTACTTGCTGA GGTTCAAGTGAGTAGAATACTGCTAACTCTCCTTGTAAAGCCTCCTGAAGCCAGTAAGCCTCCATCATTGAAGAAACTTCTCATAGATCTCATGAATGACAATGAAGATAATA ttatttcttCTGTTCCAGCAATTCCCTTGAACATGGACTTGCGGCTGAAGCTGCAATCCATCATAATCTGCCACACTACAGGCGACATACATTCACTCATCAGCGTCACTGCCGACACCAAGCACTTCCTCACTATACAGCAAGTGGAACTACTGCAGAAATTAATTTCTGATGAAAGAGGTTAG
- the LOC124638892 gene encoding serine/threonine-protein kinase RIO3 has protein sequence MSNPWKKIAAPAEVQDLSDIMSEELARGLQVKEEIKFAEQFSEQLSDQHVSTSNDIPPEILHEIEASNVKEYCNSDAIIAKVLQCQFDREYDDELKVVEKKRNGDAKVSISYDNYFNVPKHLIYDSESDDEDYERGKKDWDRFETNEKEFASLPKRGYVMKDGEMVTKHDSVINGRRNACRVMAFPPEVCTGDGAGFDMKLSNSVFNHLREQTRHHQTRKHKMLDRKESHATAEMGLDEPTRLILFKLINNELLEDINGIISTGKESVVLHANGNTNYPDLTVPKECAIKVFKTTLNEFKTRDKYIEADYRFKDRFSKQNPRKIVHMWAEKEMHNMLRLKKIGLNCPDMVCLKKHILVMSFIGKDNKPAPKLRDVILKPEKWQSVYNEVVEAVHKMYNTGHMIHADLSEYNILWWDNKCWFIDVSQSVQPDHPNGLEFLLRDCRNIANFFEKKGVADMKSGEDLFKSITGFEEIDVNFLEGVHTTYNSLLSRFEVAPDDNRNVSYPFEYCWQKTSEGKLKSDKSADEEEDDDEEDEFEEMWSHSLQNKAVVDTAADFGNEVIVQEGSSRDNVAVDREVNFGKELGVVIPKMDGISSTDKKS, from the exons GAGGGCTACAAGTAAAGGAGGAAATCAAGTTCGCTGAGCAGTTCTCTGAACAGTTGTCCGACCAGCATGTGAGTACGTCTAACGATATACCACCTGAGATATTACATGAAATCGAAGCATCCAATGTTAAGGAGTATTGCAACTCGGATGCAATCATTGCGAAAGTGTTGCAGTGCCAATTCGACAGGGAATATGATGACGAGCTCAAGGTGGTAGAGAAGAAACGTAACGGAGACGCTAAAGTATCCATATCATACGATAACTACTTTAATGTCCCCAAACATTTGATTTACGATTCAGAATCAGATGACGAAGATTATGAAAGGGGGAAGAAAGATTGGGATCGTTTCGAGACTAACGAGAAGGAGTTCGCGAGCCTGCCTAAACGTGGCTACGTGATGAAAGATGGAGAGATGGTCACCAAACATGACAGTGTGATCAATGGCAGGAGGAACGCTTGTCGCGTGATGGCTTTCCCTCCGGAGGTGTGCACTGGCGACGGCGCAGGGTTCGACATGAAGCTGTCCAATTCCGTGTTCAACCATTTGAGGGAGCAAACAAGACATCACCAAACACGTAAACATAAAATGTTGGACCGCAAGGAAAGTCATGCTACTGCAGAAATGGGTCTGGATGAGCCTACTAGgcttattttgtttaaactCATCAACAATGAATTGTTGGAAGATATTAATGGAATAATCTCAACTGGGAAAGAATCAGTGGTGTTGCATGCCAATGGCAACACAAATTACCCAGACTTAACAGTTCCTAAAGAATGTGCAATCAAAGTATTTAAGACTACTCTGAATGAGTTCAAAACTCGTGATAAGTATATTGAAGCTGATTACCGTTTCAAGGATCGGTTTTCAAAGCAGAACCCACGCAAGATAGTTCACATGTGGGCTGAGAAGGAGATGCATAACATGCTTCGTTTGAAGAAGATTGGGTTGAATTGTCCTGACATGGTTTGTTTGAAGAAACATATTTTGGTGATGTCTTTCATTGGGAAAGACAATAAGCCTGCTCCTAAGCTGAGGGATGTTATTTTAAAGCCGGAGAAGTGGCAGAGTGTGTACAATGAGGTGGTGGAGGCGGTGCACAAGATGTACAACACTGGGCACATGATCCATGCTGATCTGTCGGAGTACAACATCCTGTGGTGGGACAACAAGTGCTGGTTCATAGATGTGTCCCAGTCTGTACAGCCCGACCATCCTAATGGTCTGGAGTTCTTGCTCAGGGATTGCCGTAATATTGCCAAT TTCTTTGAGAAGAAGGGAGTTGCTGACATGAAATCTGGTGAAGATCTATTCAAGTCAATTACTGGTTTTGAAGAAATTGATGTGAACTTCTTGGAAGGAGTTCACACAACCTACAACAGTCTGTTATCTAGATTTGAGGTGGCCCCAGATGACAACAGGAATGTCAGCTATCCATTTGAGTACTGCTGGCAGAAGACCAGTGAGGGGAAGCTCAAGAGTGACAAGAGTGCTGATGaagaggaagatgatgatgaggagGATGAATTTGAGGAAATGTGGAGCCACTCCCTCCAGAACAAGGCAGTGGTAGACACAGCAGCTGACTTTGGCAATGAGGTCATAGTCCAGGAGGGCAGTTCCAGAGACAATGTAGCTGTGGACCGTGAAGTCAACTTTGGTAAAGAACTAGGAGTTGTTATACCAAAGATGGATGGAATAAGTAGTACTGataaaaagtcttaa
- the LOC124638893 gene encoding uncharacterized protein LOC124638893 isoform X2, with the protein MSTDLSASFNEQYMNINTKMKKRFMRKPNISEATNEFIALAIQCEHSDQPAFAGHAYVGAAKCEASVGHFLGEAEHYLAAARQFMKAEKKLKSLKFYSADRENLEAAIGCYIQAMNKYPEKSPIRTSILMEIASDLVELNHKLEAASYYEQAIDTVTEGTMKVMCLRNLLNLRIDCGKYDVALEIANQIADGTETNIPEDVLAEVQVSRILLTLLVKPPEASKPPSLKKLLIDLMNDNEDNTIPLNMDLRLKLQSIIICHTTGDIHSLISVTADTKHFLTIQQVELLQKLISDERG; encoded by the exons ATGTCCACCGATCTCAGTGCAAGTTTCAACGAGCAATACATGAATATCAACACTAAGATGAAAAA ACGGTTTATGCGGAAACCTAATATATCTGAAGCGACGAACGAGTTTATAGCTCTGGCTATTCAGTGCGAGCATTCTGACCAGCCAGCGTTCGCGGGTCACGCCTACGTCGGTGCGGCGAAGTGTGAAGCCTCTGTAGGCCACTTCCTTGGCGAGGCCGAACATTATTTGGCTGCGGCGAGACAGTTTATGAAGGCTGAGAAGAAGTTGAAGTCTCTGAAGTTTTATAGTGCTGATAGAGAGAACTTAGAG GCAGCAATAGGCTGTTACATTCAAGCCATGAATAAATACCCTGAGAAGTCTCCCATAAGAACCTCCATACTGATGGAGATAGCCAGTGACCTGGTAGAACTGAACCACAAGTTGGAAGCAGCTTCCTACTATGAACAGGCCATAGACACAGTCACTGAGGGCACCATGAAGGTTATGTGTTTGAGGAACCTGCTTAATTTGAGAATAGACTGTG GCAAGTATGATGTTGCTTTAGAGATAGCAAATCAAATAGCTGATGGTACAGAGACCAACATTCCAGAAGATGTACTTGCTGA GGTTCAAGTGAGTAGAATACTGCTAACTCTCCTTGTAAAGCCTCCTGAAGCCAGTAAGCCTCCATCATTGAAGAAACTTCTCATAGATCTCATGAATGACAATGAAGATAATA CAATTCCCTTGAACATGGACTTGCGGCTGAAGCTGCAATCCATCATAATCTGCCACACTACAGGCGACATACATTCACTCATCAGCGTCACTGCCGACACCAAGCACTTCCTCACTATACAGCAAGTGGAACTACTGCAGAAATTAATTTCTGATGAAAGAGGTTAG